Within Desulfofalx alkaliphila DSM 12257, the genomic segment ATGTATATATATCATCTCTTGTCTGCAAAGCTGTGTGAATAATACGCCTCTCTTGGGCATTCATCGGCTCTAAAACTACACTTTTACCTCTTCTTTTGGCCTTATCAGCAAGTCTTAAAGCTAATTTTTTCAGAGTTTCTTCCCTTCTTGTCCTGTAACCCTCAACATCCAGTATTATTTTTTGTCTTTTTTCCAGGTTTTTATTCACCGATAGATTTACTAAGTACTGTAAAGCATCCAGGGTTTCTCCACGTCTGCCTATTAAGACCCCCAGGTCTGGACCTTGCATATTAACTTTAATCGCTTGTCCATTGTCATTTACCTGTATGTCCACCGGCAGATCCATGGCCTTTACAATGCTCTGCAGTAATTCAGTGGTCTTTTTAACAGGATTCTCTTTTAAAATCACCTTTACCCTTGCCGGTTTAACGCCAAAAAAACCAAACAAACCCTTAGATGCCTCTTCTAATACTTCATACTCAATTTCATCCCTAGATACACCCAATTCGTTAACAGCATTAAGAAGGGCATCTTCTATGGTCTTACCTGTCACCTCTAAAGTTTTCAATTCTCAGCTACCTCCTTTTTTTCTGTAGCTAAGACATGTTTATTAATATAAAACTGTTGTATTGCTCCCACCAGGTTAAATATCACCCAATACAAAGCTAAACCTGAAGGAACAGTTGCGGCAATCCATCCAATTAAAGCCGGCATTACATACAACATTGTTCTCTGGGTGGTATCAGCAGTATTAGTTGTCAGTTTGGACTGCATAAAGGTGGTTACGGCAGCCAATATCGGTAAAATAAAAGTAGGATCCCTTTCTGCCAAATTTATTATAAAAATAGTCGCATGTTCGGGGTTAATAAAGTCAAAATTAAACAAGGCCCGATACAGTGCTATTAAAATTGGCATTTGTATTAATATGGGGAAGCAACCCGCCATAGGATTCACATTATGCTTTTGATATAGCTCCATGATCTTTTTTTGCATTTTTTGTGGGTCTTTTTTCTTATACTTATCCTGTATTGCCTTAATTTCAGGAGCTATTTTTTGCATCATTTTCATGGAAACCATTTGTTTCTTTGTAAGGGGATAGAGCGCAACTTTAATAATCACTGTCAGCAAGACAATTGCCAGCGCATAGCTGGGTATACCAATGGTGTCGGTAAAAAGATATAAGGAATTTATTACCGATCTCATTCCTTCAACGAGTGCATTCCACAAACCTTACTCCTCCTTTAAAATCCACGCCATTATACTGGATCGTAGCCCCCTGGGTGAAAGGGATGACATTTTATTATTCTTTTTAACGCCAGCCACAACCCCTTAATTAAACCATATTTTATTATGGCAAGTCTTGAATATTCAGAACATGTGGGATAAAACCTGCAGGTGCGTGGTTTTAAAGGAGATATTATTTTTTGGTATATCCAAATTAACCCAAGCACCGCCCTTTTAATCATGGTTCACATCTCCTAAACCGTGCATGTTTATTTAACAATTTTAAAACACTTTTTTCCAGTTCCTGATAATCAGAATCTTGAGCGGCTGTTCTAGCAATAATAACGTAATCATACCCTACTTC encodes:
- the yidD gene encoding membrane protein insertion efficiency factor YidD gives rise to the protein MIKRAVLGLIWIYQKIISPLKPRTCRFYPTCSEYSRLAIIKYGLIKGLWLALKRIIKCHPFHPGGYDPV
- a CDS encoding YidC/Oxa1 family membrane protein insertase encodes the protein MWNALVEGMRSVINSLYLFTDTIGIPSYALAIVLLTVIIKVALYPLTKKQMVSMKMMQKIAPEIKAIQDKYKKKDPQKMQKKIMELYQKHNVNPMAGCFPILIQMPILIALYRALFNFDFINPEHATIFIINLAERDPTFILPILAAVTTFMQSKLTTNTADTTQRTMLYVMPALIGWIAATVPSGLALYWVIFNLVGAIQQFYINKHVLATEKKEVAEN
- the jag gene encoding RNA-binding cell elongation regulator Jag/EloR; amino-acid sequence: MKTLEVTGKTIEDALLNAVNELGVSRDEIEYEVLEEASKGLFGFFGVKPARVKVILKENPVKKTTELLQSIVKAMDLPVDIQVNDNGQAIKVNMQGPDLGVLIGRRGETLDALQYLVNLSVNKNLEKRQKIILDVEGYRTRREETLKKLALRLADKAKRRGKSVVLEPMNAQERRIIHTALQTRDDIYTFSEGEEPYRKIVIAPKKS